A stretch of DNA from Acidobacteriota bacterium:
CACCACGACCGCCCCCTGGAAGGCGGGGGTGTAGCTGCCGCTCGCTTCCCGGACGAGGCCCGCAAGGGGAGCCCCGGCGCCGCCGATGAAGGTCCAGAAGAGCCGGACGCACCCCATGATCCTGGGATAATCCGAGGCCCCGAAGTAATTGGGGATCATATTCATGGTGGCCGCCATCACTCCGCCGAAGCCGGCGCCCAGGACGGTCATATAGAGAAATACCATGGGGACCGAATGCGCCACCAGCAGGATGCACAGGCCAGCGAGTTTCAGGATCTCCGAGCTGACGGCGATGGCGTGCATGCTGTAGCGCATGCCGAGAAACCCGACGCTCAACTGGCCGAAGGCCATGACCCCGCTCATGACGCCGAGCGCCGCGGCCGCAAGGGTGGCGCCGAGGCCGACATCGAACAGATAGGCCACCTGGTGCGTCATCAGCGCCCCCACGGCCAGCATATTCATGCAAAAATAGGCGATGAGGAGCCACAGGCTGCGCGTGCGCAGGGCCTCCCCGAGGGTAAAATCGACCGCGGTCCGGTAGCCCGTCATCGGCCGCGCGGCCGCGCCGGGGGACGCGGCGTCCGGGGCGAGGCCGTCGGGGACCTGGTTCATGTCCGCCGGCCGGTTCCGGATCAGGCAAGCGGGCAGGATCACCGCGAAGAGGAGCACCATCAGGGAGATCACCAGAAACGTCGCCCTCCATCCGATGGTCCCGATCAGCTGCATGATGGCCGGCCCCAGGACCATGCCCCCGAAGCCTCCGGCTGCCAGAAACAGGCTCAGGGCGAGCGACCTTCTTTTAATGAACCAGTTGTTCACCACCGTGGTGGACGCCAGCATCCCCCCCAGCCCCGCCCCGGTTCCGACCAGGAGGCCGTATCCGAGAAAGAGTTCCCAGAGCCGGGAATGAAAGCAGAGGAGAAGGAAACCGGCGCCGCCCAGCAGATTCCCGAGCACCATGGCCCGGCGGGCGCCGTGGCGGACGATAAACGCACCCGCCAGGGGGCTGCTCACGCCCAGGGCGATCAGGTTGATGGTAGCGGCCAGCGAGACGACGCCGCGGTTCCAGCCGAATTCCTCCACCCAGAACGGCAGGAAATAGCTGAAGGAGATGATGTAAAATCCTCCGATGATGCCCATCACGGCGGCGATGGCGAGGTTGACCCACCCGTAGAAACGGGGTCCGTCAGTTCCGGCAGGCATACGTCCCACCTCCAGCTGAATCCTGATTTCGGGGCTGCGAATGAATTACCCGCCTTATAGGGCATTCCTTGCTCCCGGCACAAGCAAAAAATCGCCGGCTAAACCCCGTCACGGCGGGACGCGGGCGCCGGAAAGGGATTTTTTTCGGACAGGAGGCGGTACTCTTCCCTATAATGCGGTCGCGTAACCAACGCCGCGAAAAAGCGCGGCGGACGACCGAAGCGAACGATTGCGGCAAACAACCTGGGCAAACGGCCGGGGCTAGCGATCGGGGCGAACGGCCGGGACGAGCGATCGGGACGAGCGATCGGGGCGAACGGCCGGGACGAACGATCGGGGCGAACGGCCGGGGCGAGCGATCGGGGTGAACGGCCGGGACGAACGATCGGGGCGAACGGCCGGGACGAACGATCGGGGCGAACGGCCGGGACGAGCGATCGGGGCGAACGGCCGGGGCCGGCTGCCACGACGGACAGGGGGGCATGGGCATCTACGGGATCACGGTGTTTCTCAGCGCTTTCCTGCTCTTTTTGGTGCAGCCGCTCCTGGCGAAGTATATCCTCCCCTGGTTCGGCGGCGGCCCCGGGGTCTGGACGACGTCGCTCCTTTTCTTTCAGGTCGTCCTCACGGCCGGTTACGGCTGGGCCCACCTGGCGGCACGCCGCTTTCCCCCGAGGGCGCAGGCGCTGGCCACCTGGATCCTCCTCGCGCTCTCCCTCGCCTTCCTGCCCCTGGCCCCCTCCCGGAGCGGGCTGGCGGCGGATATCGCCACCCCGACCCTGGACATCCTCCGGGTGCTTCTCGTCAGCGTGGGCGCCACCTACTTTCTTCTCTCGGCCACCAGCCCCATGCTGCAGGCCTGGCACAGCCGCATCCGACCCGGGGTCGAGCCCTATCGCCTCTACACCCTCGCCAACCTCGGCTCGCTCACGGCCATCGCGGGCTACCCGCTGGTGGTGGAACCGAACCTGCGGCTGGGAAACCAGACCCTCATATGGTCGCTCCTCTACGTGGCTTTCGGCGCGCTCAGTGCCGCCTGCGCCTGGCGCCTCTGGAAATCCTCCCCGCATGCCGTGGCCGGGGCTTCCCCGGGGGCGGCCGCGCTGACCCCACTGCCCGGGAGTTCGACGCCCTCCGTCCCCGGGAGTCCGATCCCCTCCGTCCCCGGGAGTCCGACCCCCTCCATCCCCGGGAGTCCGACCCCCTCCATCGCAGGGAGCCCGATGCCCGCCATGGTTGAGGGGACATCCGAATCGCCGACGGCGCGGGATTGGTGGCCCTGGCTCCTCCTCCCCGGGCTCAGTTCCGTCATGCTGCTGGCGACGACCAACCAGCTCTGCCTGGACGCCGCCGCGATCCCGCTCCTCTGGCTCCTCCCGATGGGGGTGTACCTCCTTTCATTCATCCTCTGCTTTCACAGCGAGCGCTGGTATTCGCGCGCCGTTTTCGGCCCGGGCCTGGCCGTCGCCCTGGCCGGGATCTGCGTGATCCTTTACAGGGACGTCTATGTTCCCCTCCCCATCCAGATCGCGGCCTACACCCTCACCCTCTTCGTCTGCTCGATGGTGTGCCACGGCGAACTGGTGCGGCT
This window harbors:
- a CDS encoding fused MFS/spermidine synthase, which translates into the protein MGIYGITVFLSAFLLFLVQPLLAKYILPWFGGGPGVWTTSLLFFQVVLTAGYGWAHLAARRFPPRAQALATWILLALSLAFLPLAPSRSGLAADIATPTLDILRVLLVSVGATYFLLSATSPMLQAWHSRIRPGVEPYRLYTLANLGSLTAIAGYPLVVEPNLRLGNQTLIWSLLYVAFGALSAACAWRLWKSSPHAVAGASPGAAALTPLPGSSTPSVPGSPIPSVPGSPTPSIPGSPTPSIAGSPMPAMVEGTSESPTARDWWPWLLLPGLSSVMLLATTNQLCLDAAAIPLLWLLPMGVYLLSFILCFHSERWYSRAVFGPGLAVALAGICVILYRDVYVPLPIQIAAYTLTLFVCSMVCHGELVRLRPAPRHLTSFYLMISAGGAMGGVFVNLLAPRLFRGYWEFHLGLGAVALVALAFLFRSRAGQGRGLPVRAVAALWFLGLTTALGLHISRGLEDAVEVKRNFFGVLKVYGDDRGDPGERHRTLMHGRIVHGYQYDHEEKRYWPVSYYGPASGIGVAVMNHPRRLDPEQRSLRIGVIGLGTGTIATYGEEGDYFRFYEINPEVTRFAQKHFTYLEDTPARTEIVPGDARISMERELREGREGAFDLLVLDAFSSDAVPVHLLTRECYEIYRRHLDEDGILAVHTSSRYFNLNPVLRSLGRIHEEEGTKVLLVEDPGSGLQETDPTSWVLLTSNREFLSNRDVLRAVTPWGEGDDRPLMFTDDYSNLFRLLK
- a CDS encoding MFS transporter → MPAGTDGPRFYGWVNLAIAAVMGIIGGFYIISFSYFLPFWVEEFGWNRGVVSLAATINLIALGVSSPLAGAFIVRHGARRAMVLGNLLGGAGFLLLCFHSRLWELFLGYGLLVGTGAGLGGMLASTTVVNNWFIKRRSLALSLFLAAGGFGGMVLGPAIMQLIGTIGWRATFLVISLMVLLFAVILPACLIRNRPADMNQVPDGLAPDAASPGAAARPMTGYRTAVDFTLGEALRTRSLWLLIAYFCMNMLAVGALMTHQVAYLFDVGLGATLAAAALGVMSGVMAFGQLSVGFLGMRYSMHAIAVSSEILKLAGLCILLVAHSVPMVFLYMTVLGAGFGGVMAATMNMIPNYFGASDYPRIMGCVRLFWTFIGGAGAPLAGLVREASGSYTPAFQGAVVV